CCCTAAAACAGGAAAGGCTACCCAACTGGGTAGCCTTTCCTGTTTTATAAGAGTCAGTGGTTAAAAGAAGAAACCGGCTTTGATCAAGGGCATGGCGTCTTCCTGAGATTTGGTGTAGCCCACCGAGATAATCACCTGGTTGAGCGGTGAGAGCCACACCCCGCCGCCGTAGCCGCTGTGCCATTCCTTGGAGTCTTCGCCTTTCACGAACACGCGGCCCACATCATGGAACCCAAACACGCCCACAGACGCCGGGAACAAATAGGTGGTGAAGCTGAACAACCGCAGGCGGGCCTCAGTATTGTTGTAGAAAGCGCCTTCGCCGCTGAAACGGCTTCTGCGGTAGCCGCGCAGGTTGGCTAGTCCGTCTAAGTTCTGAGCCTGGAAGAACTCGATGTTGTCCCCGAAGGTGTAGCCGCCGCCAAAACGGGTAGCCAGGGTAAGCTTGAACGGAATGCGCAAGGTCTTGTAAATGGAGAACTGCGAATGTGCCCGCGCATAATCCCGGGAGCCAGACTTGGTGCCTTTCATGACGTCTGCGCTAATAGACCACAGTACACCTTTAGAAGGCAAGGCCGGCAAATCACGCGAGTCCAGGACATATTGGGCTCTAAGCCCGGCGTAGGTTTTTGGGTCATAATACGTGGCCAGTCTGTCAGATTCTGTGGCGGCGTAGGATTCCAGGAAGCGGCCAGGTGTGCGCTCCACGTTCACCGTCTCCAGGGCTGGGCCTAGGAACAAAGTTTCATATTCGCCTACTTTTCGGCCAAACAACACATTGCTGTAGAACTGCGAAGACCGGTAACGATAATAGTCAATGTCTATCTCATCATTGTACTTACTTTCATTGCTCAACCCGAAGAAGTTGTCTGAGAAGCCCGGGCTTTTGAAGTTCACGTTCACCTGTACATCCAGCCCCAGCCGCAGCCGCGTGAAATGCGCATTGTAGTCCACTAGAAAAGACTTGGTAGCGAAGGCGTAGCTGCCCATCAGGCGCTGGCGCATGCCAAACGGTTCTTTCTGGAAGCCCTGCGTCTCCAGCAACACCCCGGCGCCTAAGAGAAAGCGGTCATCGCGGTTAAATTCCAGTGATGCCAGCGGGCCCAGGTAGTTGTACTTAAAGGCTCTTCGGTCATAGGTGGCCGTGGGCTTGAGGTGCGTAAACTCGCGGGCCTCAGTGCCCAGTTCCAGTTTGGCTCCGTTGGGTTCGTCATATACATACGTCAGACGGCGCAGGCCCTCTACGCGTGATTTGTCAGTGATTTCATCTTGGCCGGGGCCGCCCACCAAACGCAGGCGTATGCCGTCTTCGCCCTGGCCGGTCACGGTGATCTGGTCATCGCCGCCTAAGCCGTAGATTCTGATCTCACGCGTGTCTTCGGGCAGAAAGGTGCGGTGGTAAAAGCGGTTCTCTGGGGTTCTGTCATTCTTGTAGATAGACACCACGGTTACGCCTTTGGCCTGACGCTCTACCTCAAATAAATCGGGTTGGTCTGTGCCTACCACATCTACTTTCTGGGCCAGGAATTCATAGTAGTCCTCTGCGTCACGTTTAAGGGAAGACCGGCGCGCCTTGAGAATACGGGCCAGCTCTGGGCCTTTCAATTGGTAAATTTCCGGCGGAAGCTGGCGCACGGCTTCTTCTATCACCTCATCTGTGAGGGACGCGGCCACAGAATCTGCCATGGCTACCCACTGCGATCGCTCCAGTTCTGTGAGAAAGTACCGGTCAAAATAGCGGTTGTTGAAGTTGAAGCCTTTGATGTCACGCAGGCTCTCGTCAAAGCCCTGCACCTTGGGCAGAATCCAGCGGCGGCTGGCAATGTTTGGAATCACGCCCTGGTTCACGAAGAACGCCTGGTCACGGTCCCTGGGAATGGGTCTGTACACTTTGCCTTTGCCTTCTTTCTTGAACTCGGCCCAGCGCCACTGGTCATCATGGCGGTCCCAGTCAGCTATGTAAAAATCCAGAAGCCGGGCGCGGAGCACAGAAAGTTGATCCACCACATCGTTCTGGTCTTCCTGCAGGTTCTCCAGGACTTTTTCGGTGCCCACTACATTCTTGGCGTTGCCCATGCTGGCCAGGTGTGACATGTCCTCATCGCCGCGCTCCTCAAACAAACCAATGGTGTTGGCGAAGCCTTTCAAATAACGGCCAAACCTGGGGTCATCTGGAATAATAAAATACTTCGGGTTGGTATGGTACACGCCGGCGGCTCTGGCCAAGGGCGTGACTACCAGGGCGCCGTACGGGTGAGAGGCCGAAATCTGGTCTTTCACCACGTCGGCGGCAATGGTCTGGCGCAAGATGCGAGGCAGGGCGTCGTCGGGGTATTTTTCCACGGAGCGCAGCACGTACTGTTTGCCGGTACTGTCTTCCAGGCGCAAAGACACGGTCTGGAAGCCGCCGCCGCGTTGAATCACTTTGAGACCGCCGTGCTGCGTACCTATGTCAAACACGGGCAAAGTCACAGGTTGCTCCCATTCCGGGCGGTAGTTTTCGCCCATGAGCCAATGCCGGAAACCGCTTGATTTGTAGTAGTTACTGGCTGGCAACGTGGCGGTTTTGCCCGCAAAGCTCAGTTTCATGTTTTTGATGCGCGCCTCCACCTGTTTTAACGTAGGCTTGCGCGAAAGCAGGGCGCGGTGCACTACCTGCGCGGTGGCGCTTTGGTTGTCTGGGGCGGTATAGATTTCCAGCCAGGCTTCGCCGTTGGGGTAGTACATGACTTTGGTGAAGCCGCTGGCCTGCTGCGAGAATGCCGTGGCGGCTTCTTTTACGGGCGAGATGTTGGTGGCCCCGGTGCCCGCGCCTAGGTAATGAATGCTGTCTAAGGTTTGGTACTGCAACGCGGGCGAATTGCCTTCTACATGAACCAAACCCTTGTGCTGCGAATAAAACTGGGCCAACTGCCGGTGCATGAGGCGGTGCTCCAGGCTTTTCATCTTAGGCGAAATAGTGAGGCCCACCAGCAGGTTCTTGTCTTCATTGCTGCGCAACAGGTCATCTACGGCCGCCAATGTGGCCGTGGAACCGGTGTTGGGGCAGCCGCGCTGTTCCTCTTCCTCATCCAGACGGCGGCGGGGCAGAAGCCACTGCGTGTCTAGCAGCAGCAGGTGCACGTCATCTGTGAGGGCCAGCTCAGAAGGGCCGGGGCAGGTGTTCTCGGGCAAGAAGAGTTTGTCGTTCTGCAGGTATTGGGCAATGTAGCGTTCCTGGTTGCGCACGCCCTGGTCTATGCGGCCCTGGGTGTCATGTTCGCCGGCCATAATGATGGTCTTGCCTTTGTAGCCTTGCACGTGTTGCAGCTGAATCTTCAATTGCACTTCCTGGGCCTGTCTGCCGGGTGCCGAGACCCCAGGCAATGCCGATGGCAGAAACGGATTCCCCAGAAAGACCAGGGTGCTGTTCTCACCGGCCTGTTGCAAATGTGCCCGAAGCGCCGGCAAGGGTGCCGCACTGCCCAAGGTAGGCGCAGTACGGCCCACCAATAACACCGTGTGCGACGGTTGCCCGGCAGGCAGCGCAGGTAATTGAGCCCAACTTAAGAAAGGAGAGCCTGTGAGCAGACCCAAAAGAAAGAGAGTTACCCAACGGGGTAAGAGTGGTTTCATACAGTGAATAGGTGAGGAACTTTCCGTTTTGGGGCTCATTTTCAGAAACGAAGCCCAAAACGCTAATTCCGCCAGCCATGGAGATGACCAGACGGTTTGCCGCTGTTTACGAAGTTTAGCCGGGTTTAGGTTAGCCCTTTTGCGCATTAGCGGCTTATAAATAATAAAAGATAGGAGAATCGCTATTATTAAAGAGGGAAATCACGGCAGCGGGAATAAAACACTGTGGTTTTTTGTTCTGTTTCTAGCCAATTGACCTGCCATGCCTACCATTCCCCTAGATTTGAAAGCCGCCCTGCTGTCCATGCCCCAAACCCGCAAAGACAAACTGCTGCTGCAACTGCTGGCTCCTAACCAGTTGCTGCAAGATCGGCTGAGGTTTGAGTTGCTGGAAAACGGCCAAGAAGGTCTGGAGGCGCGCCGTGAAAAGTTACAGAACATCATTCAGATCCAGGCTAGTGGCTTATATTATTCTGCGGCAGATTTGCTTACTAATCTGCGGTTGGTGTGTCCGCAGATTAGTTACCACGCCAACGTCACCAAAGACGCTTACGGCGAAGTACAGTTGCTTATAAGGCTTTTGAAGGAAGTGCTTTTTCACCAGAAAGGATTGCTCCAGACCTATTCAGGTGCCACCCAAGCCATCGGTCTTTTTCTGGCCAAGCGGGCCGAGGAGATGCTACGCAAACTTCAGAAACTGCCCCAAGATTTCCATGTGGAATTTGAAGCCGAAGTGAACATGGTCTTACCACTGCTGCATGCCTCAGCGGCAGGTTATGCAGCCCGGGCGGCTGGTGTACCTACTACTTGGAGCTAAAGAGGTACTTTCTATCGCATCGGGAATAAATTTCCGTTTTTGGGCTCATTTCTGGAAACGAAGCCAAAAACGGAATTACCAACTTTGCCCTTACTTATGTGACGTTCTACGCCGCCTCCAGCCAGTAACTGTCAGGAACACCGCCTTCATGCAAGGCTTTTATGGTGAAAAGACAGCCCGCCAAATCTTGCTCCAGTTGACATCCCCAAATTACCAGCACCTGCCAGCCGGCGGCTTTCAGTTGGGCGCGGTTTTTAAGGTCACGTTGTTGGTTTCGGGTGAATTTTTCTTGCCAGAAAGCAGTGTTAGATTTGGGCAGGGCGGGCAGACAATGCGGGCAGCGGTGCCAGAAACAGCCGTGCAGAAAGATAGCCAACTTACGGCCTGGGTAACAGACATCAGGTTTGCCGGGGAGTTGCTTCCAGTGCAGGCGGTAGCCACGGAGTCCGTTTTGCCAGAGCGCGCGGCGCAACAAAAGTTCTGGCTGGGTGTGTTTGCTCTTGTTGCCGCGCATGTAGCGGCTCACACGCTCCTGGGCGGTGAGCGGCGCGGGAGCAAGAGCGTATTTCTTTTTCTTTCTGGTGGCCATAGCAGAATGGGGTATTCAGAAAACGCAAACTGCCGCTGCTAAGTGCCATGTTGCACCATTTCTCACCAAAAATATCACCACGGTTTCGCATGAAAACACCTGGCAAAAAAAATCTGTTTTCGGGCTCATTTCTGGAAATGGGGCCGAAAACAGAAGTACCTTCTTTAGATTAATTTGCTTCGCCAATAATAAAAAAAGCCCCGCCGGAAAAAGCCAGCGGGGCGTCTTTTTTAGCACGAAGCGGTCTGTCTGCTTAATGCTTCACTTCCTCTACCTCGGTGAACTGGTTGTTGCCGTAAGACACCAGCACAATGGCGCCAATGGCCACGGCGGCCACAGAGAGAATCAATTGCACGGGTGTCATTTTCTGGCGCGCCTTCAACAACATGGCTCCGGCATCTGAAAGTAACTCCGGCAGAACGTCATGCTTGCCCTGGTACACGTGCATGATGGACTCCACCGTACGGGCGAAATCTTTGGGCTGAACCAATGAGGTAGAGGTGGTATTTGCTGCTTGTTCCATAGTAAGTCTTGGTTGGGTATAAAAAAGAAACATCCCGGCCGGGGCGTTGGGCACCCAGCCGGGATGTTTATACGCAGCGTTCCCTTGTAAGGTCACACTTTTTTAGACATTTATGCCACCTGTCCGCCGGCGCCGCGCACGGCCTCGTTGATCTTCTGGA
This region of Rufibacter sp. LB8 genomic DNA includes:
- a CDS encoding BamA/TamA family outer membrane protein produces the protein MKPLLPRWVTLFLLGLLTGSPFLSWAQLPALPAGQPSHTVLLVGRTAPTLGSAAPLPALRAHLQQAGENSTLVFLGNPFLPSALPGVSAPGRQAQEVQLKIQLQHVQGYKGKTIIMAGEHDTQGRIDQGVRNQERYIAQYLQNDKLFLPENTCPGPSELALTDDVHLLLLDTQWLLPRRRLDEEEEQRGCPNTGSTATLAAVDDLLRSNEDKNLLVGLTISPKMKSLEHRLMHRQLAQFYSQHKGLVHVEGNSPALQYQTLDSIHYLGAGTGATNISPVKEAATAFSQQASGFTKVMYYPNGEAWLEIYTAPDNQSATAQVVHRALLSRKPTLKQVEARIKNMKLSFAGKTATLPASNYYKSSGFRHWLMGENYRPEWEQPVTLPVFDIGTQHGGLKVIQRGGGFQTVSLRLEDSTGKQYVLRSVEKYPDDALPRILRQTIAADVVKDQISASHPYGALVVTPLARAAGVYHTNPKYFIIPDDPRFGRYLKGFANTIGLFEERGDEDMSHLASMGNAKNVVGTEKVLENLQEDQNDVVDQLSVLRARLLDFYIADWDRHDDQWRWAEFKKEGKGKVYRPIPRDRDQAFFVNQGVIPNIASRRWILPKVQGFDESLRDIKGFNFNNRYFDRYFLTELERSQWVAMADSVAASLTDEVIEEAVRQLPPEIYQLKGPELARILKARRSSLKRDAEDYYEFLAQKVDVVGTDQPDLFEVERQAKGVTVVSIYKNDRTPENRFYHRTFLPEDTREIRIYGLGGDDQITVTGQGEDGIRLRLVGGPGQDEITDKSRVEGLRRLTYVYDEPNGAKLELGTEAREFTHLKPTATYDRRAFKYNYLGPLASLEFNRDDRFLLGAGVLLETQGFQKEPFGMRQRLMGSYAFATKSFLVDYNAHFTRLRLGLDVQVNVNFKSPGFSDNFFGLSNESKYNDEIDIDYYRYRSSQFYSNVLFGRKVGEYETLFLGPALETVNVERTPGRFLESYAATESDRLATYYDPKTYAGLRAQYVLDSRDLPALPSKGVLWSISADVMKGTKSGSRDYARAHSQFSIYKTLRIPFKLTLATRFGGGYTFGDNIEFFQAQNLDGLANLRGYRRSRFSGEGAFYNNTEARLRLFSFTTYLFPASVGVFGFHDVGRVFVKGEDSKEWHSGYGGGVWLSPLNQVIISVGYTKSQEDAMPLIKAGFFF
- a CDS encoding very short patch repair endonuclease, which translates into the protein MATRKKKKYALAPAPLTAQERVSRYMRGNKSKHTQPELLLRRALWQNGLRGYRLHWKQLPGKPDVCYPGRKLAIFLHGCFWHRCPHCLPALPKSNTAFWQEKFTRNQQRDLKNRAQLKAAGWQVLVIWGCQLEQDLAGCLFTIKALHEGGVPDSYWLEAA